GTGGAGGGGAAAATTTTGTTCAAAGGAAATACGTTTGTCCGGTTCAGTATCGCACTGGCGCTGATATTGGTTAATATCTATTTATTATCACGTGTGAGCTTCATCTTTCAGCCGCTTGTCACCATGATCACGGTCATTACCGTACCAATGATGTTGTCCGTGTTCTTTTATTATCTGCTGAGACCGCTTGTGAATTATATGGAGAAAAAGAAAATCAATCGCACGCTAAGTATTTTGCTAATCTATCTGGTTATTGCTATTCTGGGAGTGTTCTTCATCATTGGCTTATGGCCATCGTTACGTGAGCAATTGGTTAACCTGGTCGATAACGCACCGAATCTAATCAATTCATTAAGTGAACAGCTGAGAGAGCTTGAGCAGAATGGTGCCATTCAAGCCTTGTTCCCCGAGGGCTCAACACCTTTCTCTCAGATTACGGAGTATATCAACAAAGGATTTAACTTTGTGACCAACTATGTAAGTGGATTTTTCTCACTCGTTTCCAGTTTTGCGATCATCTTGTTTACACTACCGATTCTTTTGTTCTATATGTTGTTACAAGGCGAGAAGTTTGGTCGTAAATTGGCACATATCGCTCCAAAACGTTTCCAAAATGACAGCCGTGAAGTCGTAATTGAGATTGATCAGGCGTTGAGTGGTTTTATTGTGGGAAGAGTTTTGGTCAATCTGGCATTGGGTGTACTGATGTATATCGGTTTCTTGATCATTGGACTGCCATACGCATTACTGCTCACGGTAATCGCGGTCATCATGAACTTTGTTCCGTTTATCGGAGCGATTGTGTCGTCTGTCCCTATTGTGATCATGGGTCTCGTGGTATCACCATCCGTTGCCATCTGGTCTCTGATTATTATTCTTGTCGCTCAGCAGATTCAGGACAACCTGGTTGCACCGTACGTATTTGGCAAAAAGCTGGATATTCACCCGCTTACGACGATTATTCTGGTCTTGGGTGCAGGGGACCTGGGTGGAATTATTGCCATTCTGATTATTATCCCGGTGTATATGATCGTTAAAATTCTTTTGGTTCGAATCTATAATATGTTCTTCAAGGACAAATGGCAGAATGCATAGCATGTAAATTATTCGAAGGAGTGGAGCACATGTCTGAAATCATCGAAAAACCATATAACGAACCTGAATATATCGCACCTCAATCTGTTCAAATGGGTACCATTCACATCTCGAACGATGTGCTGTCCAAGATTGTGGGGATGGCCGCGCAGAGCACGAATGGCGTATCCTCCATGTCTGTGGGGCTGACTGAAGGGATTGCCAAGAGCATCAGCGGCAAGAGTCTGCAAAAAGGGATTGACGTACACGTCAAAGACGATCAGGCAACCATTCTGCTGCGCATCAACATTCAATATGGTAACAAGATGCACGAAGTCTGCCGTGAACTTCAACATAATGTTCAACAGGCTGTAGAGCAATTAGCCGGTGTTATGGTCAATGAAATTAAAGTGCAAGTTGTTGGCATATCCATGCCGGAGACGGTATAACCGAATGTAAGAGATAACGATTGTAAGGATTGAACAAATGCAAGTGATATGGATTAACAAAAACAGCACCTTCCCAAGTTAGCAACTTAACTGGGAGGGTGCTGTTTTATGTTTGCGATAATAAGTGGGCGCTTCGCCCATCACTTTTTTGAACATTTTGGAGAAAAGCAATGCATCAGTGTAGCCCACAGAACGGGCAATGTCACCAATGGTCAGACCGGGATCTAGGGTCAATTCGGCTGCCCTGCGCATCCGGTAATGGACCAGATACGACTGAATACTGCTTCCCATCTGGTCTTTGAAGAGAGAACACAGGTAACTTCGCTGCAAACCGACATGGGCCGCGATGGACTGAACGGTAATGGCATTGGCGTAGTTCATTTCAATAAAGTCCATTACCTGCGTTACGTATGTTTCCTTCGAATAATCCTGCATGGGTTGAAGATGCTCTGAGTTGGCCTGATCAATCAAAATGGAGAAGAATTGATACAGCAAACCAGTCATGCTGATCTCCCAGCCTTTGTGGTTGTGTCGCGAATTAATCATTCGATGCAGACAGGATCGCATCTCGTCATCCTCATTACCCAGCTCAAAAATCGGGTGATGCTCCGACAGACAAGCCTGCTGTAAAAAGGGTTGGCTATTGCTGCCTTGAAAAGCAACCCAGCTGTATTCCCAAGGGTCATCCTGATCTGCTTCATAATGAACAACAGAATGCGGAACAATTAGAAAACCTTGACCTTTGTGCAGGGTGTATGTTTTGCCTCCCACTTCGAAGGTGCCTTTGCCATTTAAAATATAATGAATTTTGTAATAGTCTCTCATGGCAGGGCCAAAGTGATGACCTGGTGTGCAGGCTTCCGTGCCATAATGAAGGAGCTGAAGCTCCTGAAAATGATTGCTTTTAAACATATACGTAATCAAGGGTATTCACTCCTGTGTGATTTCGTCTCATCTTGCATTTTAACATATTAATTCGTGTAAAAGATCAATAATTGAAGAATAGTTAATGTAGATAACAATCATTTTTCCATATGTTCAAAGTGGAATGCCATATCGTTTTGCCCGAGAAATGACTAAGATTAGAAGCAGCAAGGTAAACCATACAGGAAAGTGAGATTAACGATGCCCTATACTGCGAGTGAACAACGATATGATGAGATGAAATATGTACGTTCTGGTAAATCCGGAATCAGACTG
The window above is part of the Paenibacillus sp. 1781tsa1 genome. Proteins encoded here:
- a CDS encoding Asp23/Gls24 family envelope stress response protein, whose product is MSEIIEKPYNEPEYIAPQSVQMGTIHISNDVLSKIVGMAAQSTNGVSSMSVGLTEGIAKSISGKSLQKGIDVHVKDDQATILLRINIQYGNKMHEVCRELQHNVQQAVEQLAGVMVNEIKVQVVGISMPETV
- a CDS encoding AI-2E family transporter, with amino-acid sequence MFKGNTFVRFSIALALILVNIYLLSRVSFIFQPLVTMITVITVPMMLSVFFYYLLRPLVNYMEKKKINRTLSILLIYLVIAILGVFFIIGLWPSLREQLVNLVDNAPNLINSLSEQLRELEQNGAIQALFPEGSTPFSQITEYINKGFNFVTNYVSGFFSLVSSFAIILFTLPILLFYMLLQGEKFGRKLAHIAPKRFQNDSREVVIEIDQALSGFIVGRVLVNLALGVLMYIGFLIIGLPYALLLTVIAVIMNFVPFIGAIVSSVPIVIMGLVVSPSVAIWSLIIILVAQQIQDNLVAPYVFGKKLDIHPLTTIILVLGAGDLGGIIAILIIIPVYMIVKILLVRIYNMFFKDKWQNA
- a CDS encoding AraC family transcriptional regulator, whose translation is MITYMFKSNHFQELQLLHYGTEACTPGHHFGPAMRDYYKIHYILNGKGTFEVGGKTYTLHKGQGFLIVPHSVVHYEADQDDPWEYSWVAFQGSNSQPFLQQACLSEHHPIFELGNEDDEMRSCLHRMINSRHNHKGWEISMTGLLYQFFSILIDQANSEHLQPMQDYSKETYVTQVMDFIEMNYANAITVQSIAAHVGLQRSYLCSLFKDQMGSSIQSYLVHYRMRRAAELTLDPGLTIGDIARSVGYTDALLFSKMFKKVMGEAPTYYRKHKTAPSQLSC